The proteins below come from a single uncultured Dethiosulfovibrio sp. genomic window:
- a CDS encoding HDIG domain-containing metalloprotein yields MSISRDDALVLIREHNEEEGHIRHALAVEACMRYFALKFDQDPDLWGLAGLVHDLDWEEVSSCPENHTKVAASILEDKGYPDEIIRAVRAHGWGICSDVEPISPMEKTLFSVDELTGLVMTTALVRPSKSLSDLTVKSVKKKWNDKRFAAGVDRQLIEKGADMMGIELSDLISGVIEAMRPVQRDLGLEELL; encoded by the coding sequence ATGTCTATATCAAGAGATGACGCATTGGTTTTGATTAGAGAACATAACGAAGAGGAAGGTCACATAAGGCATGCTCTGGCCGTAGAGGCCTGTATGAGGTATTTTGCCCTTAAATTCGATCAGGATCCTGATCTGTGGGGACTTGCCGGCTTAGTTCACGATTTGGACTGGGAGGAGGTATCCTCCTGTCCAGAGAATCACACAAAGGTGGCTGCCTCTATTCTGGAGGATAAAGGGTATCCTGATGAAATTATAAGGGCTGTGAGGGCCCATGGATGGGGGATATGTTCGGACGTCGAACCGATTTCCCCTATGGAAAAGACCCTCTTTTCCGTCGATGAGCTTACTGGGCTCGTAATGACTACCGCATTGGTTCGCCCAAGCAAATCCCTGTCCGATCTTACGGTAAAGTCGGTAAAGAAGAAGTGGAACGACAAGAGGTTTGCCGCAGGAGTCGATAGACAGTTGATCGAAAAAGGCGCCGATATGATGGGGATCGAGCTATCTGACCTGATTTCCGGGGTAATAGAGGCAATGAGGCCTGTCCAGAGAGATTTGGGACTGGAGGAACTTCTATAA
- a CDS encoding response regulator transcription factor — protein sequence MEKIKVILADDHPLTRQGLKAYLQRESGIELIGEAADGKEAWDIIEKLVPDVALLDIRMPCEDGISLARKIKETGLPVRSVMLTSYDSQQYVLASLRAGAKGFVLKTTSPEALAKAIQTVMSGGLYLDSEVASAVGQDPHLEDLSPREREVLLCAAKGLSSKEVASELYISERTVQTHLASIYDKLGAHNKTEAMLLALKTGVLTLEELIE from the coding sequence ATGGAAAAAATAAAGGTGATACTTGCGGACGATCACCCTTTGACCAGACAGGGATTGAAGGCGTATCTTCAGAGGGAGAGCGGAATTGAGCTTATAGGAGAGGCTGCGGACGGCAAAGAGGCCTGGGATATTATAGAAAAACTGGTTCCCGATGTGGCCCTTCTTGATATAAGGATGCCCTGCGAGGACGGCATATCCCTTGCCAGAAAGATCAAGGAAACTGGACTTCCTGTGCGATCGGTTATGCTCACCTCCTACGACTCTCAGCAATATGTTCTCGCCTCGTTGAGGGCGGGTGCTAAAGGTTTTGTCCTTAAGACGACCTCTCCTGAGGCTTTGGCCAAAGCGATCCAGACCGTAATGTCCGGTGGCCTCTATCTGGATAGCGAGGTGGCGTCGGCAGTAGGGCAGGACCCTCACCTTGAGGACCTCTCTCCTAGAGAGAGAGAGGTCCTGCTGTGCGCCGCTAAGGGCCTGTCCAGCAAAGAGGTAGCCTCTGAGCTATACATAAGCGAAAGAACCGTCCAGACCCATCTGGCGTCTATATATGACAAACTTGGAGCTCACAACAAGACCGAAGCCATGCTTCTTGCCCTAAAAACCGGCGTATTAACCTTAGAGGAACTCATAGAATGA
- a CDS encoding sensor histidine kinase has product MNWLKAPFRWSLSKIFLLAVLLPAVAVVVTAGIGIYHHDKAMSRVMSSYVENLAESVASRVNAQDPRWDLPIPVIGLLRQLQIFEWGPSLPGWIAVVDVDGKVLLASPGAESTLKKLWIEGIPVGKAVQLADSDGDKYTVAVWPASSTFVVAAVGWSQLIGPMVQATRLWALLMAVIAVAAVTSGFLLWYWVVSPLKNLSDEISRLNWGCDIPKMPQTPSVVELEGLREVLCRLSAAAREKVELWNRYLQDVVRVQEGEKSRIARDLHDGPVQEITALIQRLKLASLDPPEAVEGHLRLAEDIGRDTVKQLRELCTQLSPPWLDLGLKHSLDELGDRLSRYLDISINVEVDEKVSDYPDMTLAFFRIAQEAIHNAVRHGGADIVDLVVQKDKGGTILSVKDNGSGFDFSGDLESYRCSGHRGLLNMNERINLIGGNMKIISSPGNGCALMFLVSDR; this is encoded by the coding sequence ATGAATTGGTTGAAGGCTCCTTTTAGGTGGAGTCTCTCAAAGATATTTCTCCTTGCGGTGCTTCTCCCCGCTGTAGCGGTGGTGGTCACAGCAGGGATAGGGATATATCATCACGATAAGGCCATGTCCAGGGTGATGTCCTCATACGTAGAAAACCTTGCGGAGAGCGTAGCTTCCAGGGTTAACGCTCAAGATCCCCGTTGGGATCTTCCGATACCGGTGATCGGTCTTCTAAGGCAACTTCAGATATTTGAATGGGGACCGTCTCTTCCCGGCTGGATAGCTGTGGTCGATGTGGACGGAAAGGTTCTGTTAGCCTCTCCGGGAGCTGAGAGCACCCTCAAAAAACTCTGGATAGAGGGTATACCCGTGGGGAAAGCGGTTCAGCTAGCGGACTCGGACGGGGATAAATATACCGTCGCTGTGTGGCCAGCTTCGTCGACCTTTGTAGTTGCCGCCGTAGGTTGGAGTCAGTTGATAGGTCCTATGGTCCAGGCTACTAGATTGTGGGCTCTCCTTATGGCTGTCATAGCTGTGGCCGCGGTAACCTCGGGATTTTTATTGTGGTACTGGGTAGTAAGTCCGTTGAAAAACCTCTCCGATGAGATCTCCAGGTTGAACTGGGGGTGCGATATACCGAAGATGCCTCAGACTCCCTCGGTGGTTGAGCTGGAGGGCCTCAGAGAGGTTCTCTGTCGTCTTTCCGCGGCGGCAAGGGAAAAGGTCGAGCTATGGAATCGCTACCTTCAGGACGTGGTTAGAGTTCAGGAGGGGGAGAAATCGAGAATCGCCAGAGATCTCCACGATGGACCTGTGCAGGAGATAACCGCCTTGATACAGAGGCTCAAGCTAGCCTCTCTCGATCCCCCCGAAGCTGTCGAAGGACATCTAAGACTGGCGGAGGATATCGGAAGGGATACGGTTAAACAGTTGAGAGAGCTCTGTACTCAACTGTCTCCCCCTTGGCTGGATCTGGGTTTGAAACACTCATTGGACGAATTAGGGGACAGACTTTCCAGATACCTTGATATCTCCATTAACGTGGAGGTGGATGAAAAGGTATCCGATTATCCCGATATGACCTTGGCTTTTTTTCGAATAGCCCAGGAAGCTATTCACAACGCCGTTAGACATGGCGGGGCGGATATTGTCGATCTGGTGGTCCAGAAAGACAAGGGCGGTACGATTCTCAGCGTCAAAGACAACGGATCGGGCTTCGATTTTTCCGGAGATCTTGAGTCCTATAGATGTTCTGGTCATAGAGGACTTCTCAATATGAACGAGAGGATCAACCTTATCGGAGGCAATATGAAAATTATATCATCTCCGGGCAACGGGTGTGCCCTTATGTTTCTAGTTTCTGATAGATAA
- a CDS encoding MBL fold metallo-hydrolase, protein MRLKILGAAGEVTGSNYMLEVGSKRVLIDCGLHQGRDEEARNREPFHFDPTSVDAVILTHAHIDHTGRVPLLVKQGFKGRILATLPTVELTEVLWRDSARLMREEAEWKTKKNFRKGLPEVLPLFEDEDVTTALNFLSPATYDDKVDVVPGLTVRFRDAGHIMGSSILEIWLTEGEQNVKIVFSGDLGPQKTVMERNPAAITGADYVVIESTYGDREHKTNEESREEFQSLMGEILPGKGKVFIPTFVVDRAQRVMYELMLLQDQGLAADLPIYFDSPMGVKATKIYEEHLDLCSSEIQEYRHSGRHPFSPDRLKYVSGVEESQAINDVDNGIVLAGSGMCNGGRIVHHLKHGIWNPENHVVFVGYQAVGTLGRRLVDGQKKLRIAGEDVTVRAQLHTINGFSAHADRRDLLTWADNFSKSAPTFLVTHGEPKAANSLAGALKEAGFQAIVPAVDQEFELTSSEKERVSRIIVSSPQRDVASYVDLARVLDEISLSVNRLSDSAPKITNVEQALPLLKSAKILLDTVTNQAKY, encoded by the coding sequence ATGAGGCTTAAGATATTAGGCGCAGCAGGAGAGGTAACTGGCTCTAACTATATGTTGGAGGTAGGATCCAAAAGGGTGCTGATAGACTGCGGTCTCCACCAGGGAAGGGATGAAGAGGCGAGAAATCGAGAGCCATTCCACTTTGACCCTACCAGCGTGGATGCGGTGATCCTTACCCATGCCCATATTGACCACACCGGCAGGGTCCCTCTTCTCGTAAAGCAGGGTTTTAAAGGACGTATACTGGCGACACTTCCCACGGTTGAATTGACGGAGGTTCTGTGGAGGGATTCTGCTAGGCTTATGAGAGAAGAAGCTGAGTGGAAGACAAAGAAGAACTTCCGAAAAGGGCTTCCTGAGGTGCTCCCTCTTTTTGAGGATGAAGACGTCACCACCGCTCTGAATTTCCTATCTCCCGCTACCTATGACGATAAAGTCGACGTCGTGCCAGGTCTCACCGTCAGATTCAGGGATGCAGGGCACATAATGGGAAGTTCTATACTTGAGATATGGCTGACGGAAGGGGAACAGAACGTAAAGATCGTTTTCAGCGGAGACCTCGGTCCCCAGAAAACCGTTATGGAGAGAAATCCGGCGGCTATAACCGGCGCTGACTATGTGGTCATAGAGTCTACCTACGGAGACAGGGAGCATAAGACCAACGAGGAGAGTCGAGAGGAATTTCAATCTTTGATGGGGGAAATTCTGCCTGGTAAAGGTAAGGTTTTTATTCCGACATTCGTCGTAGATAGGGCCCAAAGGGTTATGTACGAGCTTATGTTGCTTCAGGATCAGGGATTAGCTGCTGATCTTCCCATCTACTTCGATTCTCCTATGGGGGTCAAGGCCACCAAAATTTACGAAGAACATCTGGATCTTTGCTCCAGCGAGATTCAAGAATATCGCCACAGCGGGAGACATCCGTTCTCCCCTGATAGGTTGAAGTACGTTTCAGGTGTCGAAGAATCACAGGCTATAAACGATGTGGATAACGGTATAGTGCTGGCCGGAAGCGGCATGTGTAACGGAGGACGAATCGTCCATCACCTTAAGCACGGTATATGGAATCCCGAAAATCACGTGGTCTTTGTGGGATATCAGGCGGTAGGAACCCTTGGCCGTCGTCTTGTTGATGGTCAGAAAAAACTGCGTATAGCCGGTGAGGACGTTACTGTGAGGGCCCAGCTCCACACGATCAACGGTTTCTCCGCCCACGCTGATCGCCGAGACCTTCTGACCTGGGCTGATAACTTCTCCAAAAGCGCACCGACCTTTCTCGTCACCCATGGAGAGCCTAAAGCGGCAAACTCCCTAGCCGGAGCTCTGAAGGAAGCGGGATTTCAGGCAATAGTCCCTGCGGTCGATCAGGAGTTTGAGTTGACCTCCAGCGAGAAGGAGAGGGTCTCTAGGATCATAGTCTCCTCTCCTCAGAGGGATGTCGCAAGCTACGTCGATCTCGCCAGGGTCTTAGACGAAATATCTCTCTCTGTAAACAGGCTCAGCGACTCTGCCCCTAAAATAACCAACGTAGAACAGGCTCTTCCCCTTTTGAAGTCCGCTAAGATATTGTTGGATACGGTCACCAATCAGGCTAAATATTGA